The following DNA comes from Cuculus canorus isolate bCucCan1 chromosome 7, bCucCan1.pri, whole genome shotgun sequence.
GCCACGGCAAGgcaagcagcaggcagggctgcccaCACCGCATCCCCACTGCGGCCTCCCCGCAGGACACGCGCTCCGGCTGCTCAGCTCTTGCCCACCAAGAAgggctttctttcctttttggctGGATGCTTGGAGACTCCTGAAGCCGAGACACAGATCACTAGGTTAGCAGAACAGGCTGCTTGCAGTTTGCaaaattttccttcaaatgAACCGTGAAGCCTCTGTTAATTATTCTTCTTGCTGCTACtgtttttcactgctgctgacaGTGGATTTACCTCTGCCCTCTCCCACGGAGATCCTGTTGTTCTAAAtgcttctgtaaaaaaaaacttgttttcttagGAGGAAAATTCaactttcctgttttcctttcatgtttattctttctctgtctATTTGAGCAAGCCTCAAAGCAGCCCTTTTAGTAGCTGGAGGTCATGCTTAGTGGAGAGAGTATAAAATCAGCCCCCGAGGCTCCCTGAGCCCCTCACTCCGCCCGGGACAAGGCGCTGCCTCCCCTCACAAACCTTCCCGGGGGAGGCCaaaagatttggttttaatttggtTCTTGAAGTCAGGGTGGCTGCTCAAAGTACCACACATCCTATTCACGAACTCCTGCTGGGGCTGACTTTGATCCAGAAGCTGCAAAGGAAGGGTTTGAATTGCACCTACACGGTCCGAGCAGTTCTATGTTGAATTTGTGCCGCCTTCTGCTCTTTGTAGGAGAGCAATGCCAGGAGAAATCAAGCCTGTGACCTGTGGTACTTCGTACAAAAGGAAAGCCCAGCCCAGGGCCCGGGTCTCCCTGGAGGGAGGCGTGCAGGACCACCTCTGCTGCAAGCCTCGGGTGCCCTCTAGCCGTCGTAGGCTTTGAGGGAAACGGAAATGTTTTCGTTTTCTATAAGCCTTGCCGAATTTCGCTTTTGAACCCAACAAGCAGGTCTTGAAAGCATATTCTTCCGTAATTGCAGTTAGACCAACAGTAGGGACCGAGTGGCCGATTGCAGTCGCTGCTGCCTCGTTTGCCCTGGGATgatccaagagaaaaaaaatagtgcttgCTTACTCAGGCGGGGAATTTGTTGCTTTAAAAGGTATTTGCCTAGAGTTTGTATGTTCAGCTGAAGCAGGGGAGAGTGACATGTCAGCAGGATGATTCCTATGACTCCTAGGAAGATGGAGGGTGGAAATGTGCCGTGGGGCGGGGAGCACACAGCTagaaaatggattattttttaaatatttgcttttgtacaGGCTTTTTGTGAGATGTTTGTCTGCAGAGAGCAAATTGCTGCCAGCCCGCAGCCATGGTTAGCTGGGACACTGGTGGCTCCGAGTGCCTCGTACTTCTGTGCATCCCAAAGGGACCCAGTGAAGGTGTGGGAGCggcttctgctccagctgccttGCAGACATGGGGATCAAGTATGTGAGGGCATGAAGGGTGGAAAAGCACTGTTGATGCTGGCCTGAGGGCAGCGGTGGGGCAGAGGTTTCGGTGCAGCAGGGGAGAGGATGTTGCATATCAAAATGCCCCCTATATCCTCTCAGATACGAGTGCTGGACAACATAGTGCTGTGACAGAGAAGGGCAGTCACACCATGGGATATGGGAGGACCAGCTtctcttctcttattttatattatattctCTTATTATATATGGGAGGAccagttttcttctcttattttttttttttagcagtgttGGGGGGCAGTGCCGTCATCCTCTGCACTGCCTGTGGGCTTAACAGTTTCAAGCAGGTTTAGCTGTGAAGTGGCTAATGCTGTAGGGTGGCAGTGCTGGAGGCGTTAGGGCAGGGACAGGGCCCCTcaagcagctccagctgtggtAGTGGGTCCAGGTGGAGCATATCTGTGGTGGTGGGTCCAGGTGGAGCACACCTGTGGTGGTGGGGCCAGGCTGTCCCTGTCCACAGTGGTGGGGAGGGTTGCTGGGCAGGCACGGGCAGGTAACTGGGCATGAGGTGTGGAGAGGTGGGGGCCTCTCTTGCTGGTTTGGGGGAGGCTGGGCTACTGGGCAAGGTGGCACCTGCCCCCAGTTCAGCCCATGGGCAGAGCAGGTGAGGGAGCCATAGGTAGTGGTGGTGTTGAGGCTGAACTCTCCATGCCGCTGGCCAAGATGGGCTTGGGAAGAGCCAGATGTGCTTCATGAATGGCCTGCGCACTCTGGAGAAGGCAATCAAATAAATGCCTGTTGTGCTGACTGAGCCAGCCTAGACGAGTGCACAGCAAGGTAAATGCATGATTTTCTGAGGGCTGGAAAGCTGAGATCTGGAGCAAGCAGAGGAGGCAGTGAGAGTTTTGTCTAGACATGAACCCTACTCTAGGGATTTAGCCATACCCTGGCTGCACCTGGGTGGTGGGGGTTGGCATGCCCTGATATAAAGGTGAGGCTATCACCTGTGGGAGGTCTCGTCTCATGCCAGGTGGGCAGGAAGGTCTCAAATTGTAGGGCAAGAAAGCCTTTAAGCCATAGCATTTCCAGACCTCATCATGGGAacttgtggagaggagaggtaAGTGGGCTAAAAATCTGCTCTATTTTTTAAGTGGTATTCCCTCTACTAAGGAAAAGGGAATCATCTCAGTAATCTCTGCTCAACCAGCAATCTAATGCATTGACACAGTAACTTTTACTTTTCTAGTATTCCACCAAAGCCTCTGACTCTGCAcctgtattttttctctgttgccttttgtgttttgtttttgttttgtatgtaCCTATCAAATTTGTTTTTAGAATATCCCCCAATTAGATTTAACTGCAACATTACTTGATTCATTGTGGCTTATTTCTTGAGAGATACTTTGTATCTGAAATACTTAGAAGATATTGGGCTTAACAGCATCTACATCTTCCATTTTTCAAAGGCCGGAAAGGATCCTTGCTGGTATGTTTACCAAAATGATCGTGCAGGTCTTACATAAATGTGTATCTGTAATACAGATACACTGCAGGccatctcaaaatattttgcttactGCTGCTAGCAGGCAGAATAGATGGCAGGTAGTATGGATATCTGCAAACTTGCGTTGAAAAACCTGCTCAAAAGTAAATATCAAGCACACGATCAGTGTGCTTCAGGAAGCTGTGCCACTGTGTGTGAGTTAGGTACCATGGAAACATCTCCTGATAATAACACATCCGTCAGCTTGTGCAATGTGGCTCTGGAGGCAAGTGTAGGCTACAAGGAAACCACTCTACTAGTGGTTAATTTCTACCTTCAACAAAATCTGGAGTGAAACTACTGCTTAAGATGATGTCCAGCAGTTGTGATACGATAAGTTAATTACAGAGGAACAGCCCGATGGCTGCCGTTAGCTTTGGCTGGATTGCATGGATTTGTGAGGGGAAGATAGGTGATAGTGTCttctgagcagcacagctgaaatacTGACACTCTCCTGCAGTCTAGCATGGGAGCAGGAGCCTCCCTTTCAATTTGCGTAAGTGAACTTAAATCTGAATTCTTGAGTTCTTTCTtacagcctttcttttttctgagaagCCTGTGCTTCTTCCCCCAACCATACGGCTGCAtctgaagagggaaagaggaggtaTTTAGgataatattatataatataaaaatatgtatataatacATCATTGCTATTGTAGAGGGATTTTTTAACACCTTGCAGCTTGTATATGAAAATGCTGTAAAGTACATGGTGGTACATGCTGATACTGATTCCTCTTAGGTAATTATTAACATCACATTCCAAGCTTGCTTATGTACTGAAGAAGCGAAATGAGGTCTGGGGATTTcagtgtgtgtttgcatgtgtttGCCATGGCAGTGTGGCTGGACTCAGCCTCTTTCAGCTTTGGGTTGTGGCTTTACTGAAGATGTGTGTTGtgagctgaaaaaaagcttttctgtagcagttCAGCTACATATCTGTAGGAAAGtctttcctttttgcctgtGAAAACATAGTCtcttcttaaatgtttttattactaATTTTGGAATGTGCTGGGATGATgcaacaaaacattaaaatccccctttaaagagaaatgcagaactgGTAAATCTAGGTGTTCCCATCTTGGACTTATGCTCTCATTGTGTGGCATAAAATGCGTGTCTTGGTGGAAATGGGTCCTCTCCTTCGTGGCCCTGAGTTTTGCCTGCCTTATGGGGAAGTGAGGACAAAATGCAGCACAGTGGGTAATGTCACGTGCTTATAAGGCAAAGCAGGGGgagtggaagaaggaaagaggataAGGCACCAGGGGCTCCTTGTGACCAGGTGACgtttccccctttctttcttaaaaaaactttCCAAGGTACAGAAAGGGCACCTTCCAACATTCTGGCCTTTCTCTGACAGTGACAGATAATGTGTTCACTGCACCTTCCTAGTAGCAAAGATTTAAGTTTTCTTAATCTGAGACTGATGTTTAATTGCTTTTGATGGGCCAAAACTTCTTCCATGAAGTTTTctatattctttttttgaatTCATTAAATTTGAGTTGGATTGCATTCATTAGATTTGAGTTGCCACttgtggggttgggggggctcGGCAGAGCCCAGCTGTGGAACCTTTCCAGAACTGTCTGGAACCTGGCTAGGTTCCTGCTTCTCCTCACAGAGAACCCTCAGGCACCGGTGCAACAGCCCACATGCTGGGCAGCCTCTCTGTCCTAACATGATGAAAAAACAGCTCCCAAGTACAAGTTGTTCATGATTTTTTATGCATGTTTCTGCATTGGTCATTGGACTGAGAAATTCTGAATAACTGGATGAGCAGACGGGAACTCTTTACCAGGCTcgtgctctggctgctgcttaAATTCTTCTTCTGGCTCTTCCCTGaatcttgcattttttccctttgtgaatTGGATGGAAATTCACAAATTTCACAGGTTTGAAAGGTTGTGCACCAGCACTTGGTCAGCATTCGTCATGACTGTTGGGACTTTTCTTGAGGAAGGGGTTTAGCGACCCATCCCTGCCCTACACAGGGTGTCTGCCTTGACCTTCAGCTCCGTTTTCTCTGAATGtacatgcaaatacattttattgGGATTTATCCTGTTACAGGTCCCGTCTGGGCTCTACAGAAAAAGAGTGATATTAGTATTTTAAGAACATACAATGGAAGTAAAATCTGCACTAAGATGCCATAATGAGGACAATAATTGTACCCTACCTAAGagtcttaaaataataaaaaccttGACATAATAAAACTCAGGTTTTGTTTATCACTTGCCTGGTTTTACTCCCCAGACGTCATTATCTTCTGTTCAAGTCAGGCACGCATCAAATAAAGTCTCACCAGATCTACAGTTCAGCGGAGAAAAAAGCACATTTGGTGTTCCTCTGGAAACCCTCATACAGGATGCAACACCTTGTGGAGTTCCCTTTCTTGTGATGCAGATGGTGGAATACCTAGAAGTGTTTGGTAagttcatattttctttgtttggtcTCTGTAAACTGTAATTCTTTGtttaagctgtatttttcagctgtgactGCCAAAAAGTCTATTTTTACGATTATGCTTTGTTAGAGgagcttttgctttttgagaTCCAGTTCTTGTCACACAGATATGGTGATGCAAGCACTGCTTActgtttcatatttcttcttaaacagGTCTGGAACATGTTGGTATATTTCGAATCGGTGGctcaataaataaaatcaatgaaTTGAAGCAGAAATACAATCAAGGGGAAAAAGTAGACCTTATTAATGATGGAGATGTTGATTCTGTGGCCAGTCTCCTGAAACTCTTTTTGAAAGAACTACCAGTGGCTGTTTTTCCAGACAACATTTCTTCTGGCTTGCTAAAAACTTTCCAAGGTACAGAAAGGGCACCTTCCAAGATTCTGTCCTTTCTCTGACAGTGACAGATAATGTGTTCATTGCACCTTTCTAGTAGCAAAGATTTAAGTTTCCTTAACCTGAGATTGATGTTTAATTGCTTTTGGTGGACTAGTCTTCCATGAAGTTTTCTATAGTCTTTTTTTGAATTCATTAAAGCTTTTGAACTTCCCAACATCCTGTACAAGGCATTGGATGCAATCCAGTCCTGGATTTTTTTAGAAAGTACCTTTTCtgcacaatttctttttaaatttgataCCTTATGTGTTACTGggattacatttttattttcaatctaATCACTATCATAAAGTTGTTCATGCCCTTATAGAGCCACTGcctcacttttctcttttctaagcTGTAAACTCTTTCTCTGTTTAACCTTCCCTTGTACAGGAGTCTTTCTGTACATCCCTGTTCCTATGTAGTACTTTTTACTAATTTTcttgtagtcttcttggacaGCAATGTGTGGAGCAGcacaaagcatttcaaattCAAAGCCAAGTTGAGTACCTGCAGCAATACACTGCCAAGTTCCTTATTCAAGTCTGTAATGGCTGAGAGATCAGAAGATTCTGGCCAGTGATTTTGTGTGATAACTAAATCAGATATTTGCATACAAATAAGTGGGTTTTGTGTGTTAGATTTCAGGTTGATTTCGTTCAAactataaaaaaaggaaaaaaaaaagataaaggagTCATTTCAACTATGAACGGTTGTGCTGAAAAATCTGCAGGATTTTTTGCAAGCACTTTGTTTTGACTACCCTGAACAGTCTGGCTgttatattcttattttattttttttcctctccatcctctttTCCTTATCTCTCATTAATTAGTTGAGCACTATGGGTCTTGCCcattatgaatttttttttttttttaggcctAAAATTGCCCTTTAGGGCatgatttattatttacaaTACCAGAATGCCAGAGCTACACAGATGTGTCCTGGTGATCTCTGGCAAATTTGAGCATCAGCTGCCAGTTATTGAGCAGTACTGTCATCTCAGTTCTAATAACCAGGAGACTTTATCATACTAATTCTGAACTGCTGATCAAATAGAGTTGTTTGTGAACCCATTTTCTGCATTGCAACTCTTCTTTGAAGaatgaaaaccaagaaaatgcTAACTATCCCCAATTTAGACTTTTAAGCATCTCTTGTGTAACTACAGTTGCATATTTATAgagcaaaaatgttttgagacTGAGAGCTACCAGTTTGTTGAGAAATTAAGATTATATGGTGCTGAAAGGGGACaatttcttattccttttaatGAGAATCATACAGCATGTGTAAAATCTCTGTGGAGAGTCAAGACTGATGATCTTGTATTGTCTTTAAAGGCAGCTGTAAGGACTCAGGTACATGACTACTGTCTGCATATCCATTAGAAAAGAAGCAAGTGCTAAATGATTCTGTCATAACAGGAAGAATAGCAGAAATAGTGTGCATAAAGCAATATCTGGAAAATGCATTGTACTTAGATATTAAATTGAAAATTCTTTGTTTAGGACATATgtagtctttatttttctctaatgtgttttaaaacctcctcttcttctcagGTCTCTAATAATGCCTATGATGTAATTGTGTTACTACTAGGCATGTCtatgtaataatttttctttttcccccagagCACAAAATCCACACAACAGAATGCATAGAGAACCTGAGACAGTTGCTCAGCTGCTTGCCTAAAGCCCATCAAAACCTTCTTCGGTTCCTGTTCGCTTTCCTGTTAAAGGTAGCAACATACAGTGCAGTGAATTTCATGACTCTGGAAAACCTTGCCATTGTGTTTGGACCTGTTTTGTTCAAGTGAGTACTCtctatttaaatgcattaaatagAACTACcatggttgaactcaatgatcctggaagtcttttccaacctagtgattctctGTTCACACTTTACAATGAGGCTTTCGGTCACAATCTTATGTCCAATTGTAAGTGGAACATCTTGAAAATTGAATGTTTATCGTAAATTATGGGCAATAATGATAGATTCTGAGATGGCTGACCACCTTCATGATGTCAGGCACTGGCTATGCAGGTCCAGCCTCAAGTAAGAAACCATCTGAAGAGAGTAGGCATGAGGGCTGAAGAGCCATTTAATAAAAACTGCTCCTCTTAGTCAAGCTAAGTTCTGTGTCATTGAAGTCAAGGTGGTGAGAAGGAATTACTTAGAGTGACCTGATATTGGAGGATTTTTCAGTGAAGGCGAAATGATTTCATTCTTTATCCTATCCTTGATGTTGATGCTAAAGGATGTTAAAATGTTTCTACCTGTCCTACAACGTGTAAAGCTATGTTTTAGTGGATCAATTCCATCTTAGTGTAAAATATAAGCCAATGCCACTTTGCAAAATGTGTATGTTAATAATTAGTATTTTCTAAAAAGTCCTTGTtacttttcactgttttatttgGCAAGCCAAATAAGTTATTAAAATGATATATCAGCAAAATTGGTAACAAGCACATTAGAAAATAGTGACAGGCTTTGTTTTGGGGAGCTGTGCTCTCAAACCTTGCTATTGTTTCCATAGGTCTCTGTTTGTGCCTGTTTACCTGCTCTGTGGGCTTACCACCAGATGCACCAGTGTATAACCTTTACAGGTCACATAAGTAAAAGGACTCTTCCTTTCACAAAAGTATAGCTAGGGAGAGGAATCTAACAACATGAAGTGTCGTAGGATTTATGCCATTTTACTCCTGTGAGAATAGGCTTCACCATGGAGGATGTTCAGTGATGAAACAAAGGCATTCTGCAACCAAACCCCAAGTTCCTTTATATCCGCATACTAAAACTAGTAAACGTTTACTTCCCCATGTCTGGATTAGTCATCTGGTGAAACTTATAACGTTAACAGCTAAAAGGCTGATGACAAACAGCCTTCACCGAAAATCTGTCCCTTGATCCCCACACTAACTCAGCAAGTACTGC
Coding sequences within:
- the LOC128852672 gene encoding protein FAM13A-like, translated to MGAGASLSICTSLSSVQVRHASNKVSPDLQFSGEKSTFGVPLETLIQDATPCGVPFLVMQMVEYLEVFGLEHVGIFRIGGSINKINELKQKYNQGEKVDLINDGDVDSVASLLKLFLKELPVAVFPDNISSGLLKTFQEHKIHTTECIENLRQLLSCLPKAHQNLLRFLFAFLLKVATYSAVNFMTLENLAIVFGPVLFK